One Symphalangus syndactylus isolate Jambi chromosome 20, NHGRI_mSymSyn1-v2.1_pri, whole genome shotgun sequence DNA segment encodes these proteins:
- the P2RX5 gene encoding P2X purinoceptor 5 isoform X9 produces the protein MGQAGCKGLCLSLFDYKTEKYVIAKNKKVGLLYRLLQAFILLYLVVWVFLIKKGYQDVDTSLQSAVITKVKGVAFTNTSDLGQRIWDVADYVIPAQGENVFFVVTNLIVTPNQRQDVCAENEGIPDGVCSKDSDCHPGEAVTAGNGVKTGRCLRRDNSARGTCEIFAWCPLETSSRPEEPFLKEAEDFTIFIKNHIRFPKFNFSNRLDNKLSKSVSSGYNFRFARYYRDAAGVEFRTLMKAYGIRFDVMVNGKAGKFSIIPTIINVGSGVALMGAGAFFCDLVLIYLIKKREFYRDKKYEEVRGLEDSAQEAEDEASGLGLSEQLTSGPGLLGVPEQQELQEPPEAKRGSSSQKGNGSVCPQLLEPRRSGHLQNAQVNLEQLQTVET, from the exons ATGGGGCAGGCCGGCTGCAAGGGGCTCTGCCTGTCGCTGTTCGACTACAAGACCGAGAAGTATGTCATCGCCAAGAACAAGAAGGTGGGCCTGCTGTACCGGCTGCTGCAGGCCTTCATCCTGTTGTACCTGGTCGT ATGGGTGTTCCTGATAAAGAAGGGTTACCAAGACGTCGACACCTCCCTGCAGAGTGCTGTCATCACCAAAGTCAAGGGCGTGGCCTTCACCAACACCTCGGATCTCGGGCAGCGGATCTGGGATGTCGCCGACTATGTCATTCCAGCCCAG GGAGAGAACGTCTTTTTTGTGGTCACCAACCTGATTGTGACCCCCAACCAGCGGCAGGACGTCTGTGCTGAG AATGAAGGCATTCCTGATGGCGTGTGCTCCAAGGACAGTGACTGCCACCCTGGGGAGGCAGTTACAGCTGGAAATG GAGTGAAGACCGGCCGCTGCCTGCGGAGAGACAACTCGGCCAGGGGCACCTGTGAGATCTTTGCCTGGTGCCCGTTGGAGACAAGCTCCAGGCCGGA GGAGCCATTCCTGAAGGAGGCCGAAGACTTCACCATTTTCATAAAGAACCACATCCGTTTCCCCAAATTCAACTTCTCCAA CCGTCTGGACAATAAGCTTTCAAAGTCTGTCTCCTCCGGGTACAACTTCAG ATTTGCCAGATATTACCGAGACGCAGCCGGGGTGGAGTTCCGCACCCTGATGAAAGCCTACGGCATCCGCTTTGACGTGATGGTGAATGGCAAG GCAGGGAAGTTCAGCATCATTCCCACCATCATCAACGTGGGCTCTGGGGTGGCACTAATGGGTGCT GGTGCTTTCTTCTGCGACCTGGTACTCATCTACCTCATCAAAAAGAGAGAGTTTTACCGCGACAAGAAGTACGAGGAAGTGAG GGGCCTAGAAGAcagtgcccaggaggctgaggacgAGGCATCCGGGCTGGGACTGTCTGAGCAGCTCACATCTGGGCCGGGGCTGCTGGGAGTACCAGAGCAGCAGGAGCTGCAGGAGCCGCCTGAGGCGAAGCGTGGAAGCAGCAGCCAGAAGGGGAACGGATCTGTGTGCCCGCAGCTCCTGGAGCCCCGCAG GTCTGGCCATTTGCAGAATGCACAGGTGAATTTGGAGCAGCTGCAGACAGTGGAGACGTAG
- the P2RX5 gene encoding P2X purinoceptor 5 isoform X10: MGQAGCKGLCLSLFDYKTEKYVIAKNKKVGLLYRLLQAFILLYLVVWVFLIKKGYQDVDTSLQSAVITKVKGVAFTNTSDLGQRIWDVADYVIPAQGENVFFVVTNLIVTPNQRQDVCAENEGIPDGVCSKDSDCHPGEAVTAGNGVKTGRCLRRDNSARGTCEIFAWCPLETSSRPEEPFLKEAEDFTIFIKNHIRFPKFNFSNRLDNKLSKSVSSGYNFRFARYYRDAAGVEFRTLMKAYGIRFDVMVNGKAGKFSIIPTIINVGSGVALMGAGAFFCDLVLIYLIKKREFYRDKKYEEVRGLEDSAQEAEDEASGLGLSEQLTSGPGLLGVPEQQELQEPPEAKRGSSSQKGNGSVCPQLLEPRRST; the protein is encoded by the exons ATGGGGCAGGCCGGCTGCAAGGGGCTCTGCCTGTCGCTGTTCGACTACAAGACCGAGAAGTATGTCATCGCCAAGAACAAGAAGGTGGGCCTGCTGTACCGGCTGCTGCAGGCCTTCATCCTGTTGTACCTGGTCGT ATGGGTGTTCCTGATAAAGAAGGGTTACCAAGACGTCGACACCTCCCTGCAGAGTGCTGTCATCACCAAAGTCAAGGGCGTGGCCTTCACCAACACCTCGGATCTCGGGCAGCGGATCTGGGATGTCGCCGACTATGTCATTCCAGCCCAG GGAGAGAACGTCTTTTTTGTGGTCACCAACCTGATTGTGACCCCCAACCAGCGGCAGGACGTCTGTGCTGAG AATGAAGGCATTCCTGATGGCGTGTGCTCCAAGGACAGTGACTGCCACCCTGGGGAGGCAGTTACAGCTGGAAATG GAGTGAAGACCGGCCGCTGCCTGCGGAGAGACAACTCGGCCAGGGGCACCTGTGAGATCTTTGCCTGGTGCCCGTTGGAGACAAGCTCCAGGCCGGA GGAGCCATTCCTGAAGGAGGCCGAAGACTTCACCATTTTCATAAAGAACCACATCCGTTTCCCCAAATTCAACTTCTCCAA CCGTCTGGACAATAAGCTTTCAAAGTCTGTCTCCTCCGGGTACAACTTCAG ATTTGCCAGATATTACCGAGACGCAGCCGGGGTGGAGTTCCGCACCCTGATGAAAGCCTACGGCATCCGCTTTGACGTGATGGTGAATGGCAAG GCAGGGAAGTTCAGCATCATTCCCACCATCATCAACGTGGGCTCTGGGGTGGCACTAATGGGTGCT GGTGCTTTCTTCTGCGACCTGGTACTCATCTACCTCATCAAAAAGAGAGAGTTTTACCGCGACAAGAAGTACGAGGAAGTGAG GGGCCTAGAAGAcagtgcccaggaggctgaggacgAGGCATCCGGGCTGGGACTGTCTGAGCAGCTCACATCTGGGCCGGGGCTGCTGGGAGTACCAGAGCAGCAGGAGCTGCAGGAGCCGCCTGAGGCGAAGCGTGGAAGCAGCAGCCAGAAGGGGAACGGATCTGTGTGCCCGCAGCTCCTGGAGCCCCGCAG GAGCACGTGA
- the P2RX5 gene encoding P2X purinoceptor 5 isoform X6: protein MGQAGCKGLCLSLFDYKTEKYVIAKNKKVGLLYRLLQAFILLYLVVWVFLIKKGYQDVDTSLQSAVITKVKGVAFTNTSDLGQRIWDVADYVIPAQNEGIPDGVCSKDSDCHPGEAVTAGNGVKTGRCLRRDNSARGTCEIFAWCPLETSSRPEEPFLKEAEDFTIFIKNHIRFPKFNFSKSNVIDVKDRSFLKSCHFGPKNHYCPIFRLGSVIRWAGSDFQDIALEGGVIGINIEWNCDLDKAASECHPHYSFSRLDNKLSKSVSSGYNFRFARYYRDAAGVEFRTLMKAYGIRFDVMVNGKAGKFSIIPTIINVGSGVALMGAGAFFCDLVLIYLIKKREFYRDKKYEEVRGLEDSAQEAEDEASGLGLSEQLTSGPGLLGVPEQQELQEPPEAKRGSSSQKGNGSVCPQLLEPRRSGHLQNAQVNLEQLQTVET from the exons ATGGGGCAGGCCGGCTGCAAGGGGCTCTGCCTGTCGCTGTTCGACTACAAGACCGAGAAGTATGTCATCGCCAAGAACAAGAAGGTGGGCCTGCTGTACCGGCTGCTGCAGGCCTTCATCCTGTTGTACCTGGTCGT ATGGGTGTTCCTGATAAAGAAGGGTTACCAAGACGTCGACACCTCCCTGCAGAGTGCTGTCATCACCAAAGTCAAGGGCGTGGCCTTCACCAACACCTCGGATCTCGGGCAGCGGATCTGGGATGTCGCCGACTATGTCATTCCAGCCCAG AATGAAGGCATTCCTGATGGCGTGTGCTCCAAGGACAGTGACTGCCACCCTGGGGAGGCAGTTACAGCTGGAAATG GAGTGAAGACCGGCCGCTGCCTGCGGAGAGACAACTCGGCCAGGGGCACCTGTGAGATCTTTGCCTGGTGCCCGTTGGAGACAAGCTCCAGGCCGGA GGAGCCATTCCTGAAGGAGGCCGAAGACTTCACCATTTTCATAAAGAACCACATCCGTTTCCCCAAATTCAACTTCTCCAA GAGCAATGTGATAGACGTCAAGGACAGATCTTTCCTGAAATCATGCCACTTTGGCCCCAAGAACCACTACTGCCCCATCTTCCGACTGGGCTCCGTGATCCGCTGGGCTGGGAGCGACTTCCAGGATATAGCCCTGGAG GGTGGTGTGATAGGAATTAATATTGAATGGAACTGTGATCTTGATAAAGCTGCCTCTGAGTGCCACCCTCACTATTCTTTTAGCCGTCTGGACAATAAGCTTTCAAAGTCTGTCTCCTCCGGGTACAACTTCAG ATTTGCCAGATATTACCGAGACGCAGCCGGGGTGGAGTTCCGCACCCTGATGAAAGCCTACGGCATCCGCTTTGACGTGATGGTGAATGGCAAG GCAGGGAAGTTCAGCATCATTCCCACCATCATCAACGTGGGCTCTGGGGTGGCACTAATGGGTGCT GGTGCTTTCTTCTGCGACCTGGTACTCATCTACCTCATCAAAAAGAGAGAGTTTTACCGCGACAAGAAGTACGAGGAAGTGAG GGGCCTAGAAGAcagtgcccaggaggctgaggacgAGGCATCCGGGCTGGGACTGTCTGAGCAGCTCACATCTGGGCCGGGGCTGCTGGGAGTACCAGAGCAGCAGGAGCTGCAGGAGCCGCCTGAGGCGAAGCGTGGAAGCAGCAGCCAGAAGGGGAACGGATCTGTGTGCCCGCAGCTCCTGGAGCCCCGCAG GTCTGGCCATTTGCAGAATGCACAGGTGAATTTGGAGCAGCTGCAGACAGTGGAGACGTAG
- the P2RX5 gene encoding P2X purinoceptor 5 isoform X5, which yields MGQAGCKGLCLSLFDYKTEKYVIAKNKKVGLLYRLLQAFILLYLVVWVFLIKKGYQDVDTSLQSAVITKVKGVAFTNTSDLGQRIWDVADYVIPAQGENVFFVVTNLIVTPNQRQDVCAENEGIPDGVCSKDSDCHPGEAVTAGNGVKTGRCLRRDNSARGTCEIFAWCPLETSSRPEEPFLKEAEDFTIFIKNHIRFPKFNFSKSNVIDVKDRSFLKSCHFGPKNHYCPIFRLGSVIRWAGSDFQDIALEGGVIGINIEWNCDLDKAASECHPHYSFSRLDNKLSKSVSSGYNFRFARYYRDAAGVEFRTLMKAYGIRFDVMVNGKGAFFCDLVLIYLIKKREFYRDKKYEEVRGLEDSAQEAEDEASGLGLSEQLTSGPGLLGVPEQQELQEPPEAKRGSSSQKGNGSVCPQLLEPRRSGHLQNAQVNLEQLQTVET from the exons ATGGGGCAGGCCGGCTGCAAGGGGCTCTGCCTGTCGCTGTTCGACTACAAGACCGAGAAGTATGTCATCGCCAAGAACAAGAAGGTGGGCCTGCTGTACCGGCTGCTGCAGGCCTTCATCCTGTTGTACCTGGTCGT ATGGGTGTTCCTGATAAAGAAGGGTTACCAAGACGTCGACACCTCCCTGCAGAGTGCTGTCATCACCAAAGTCAAGGGCGTGGCCTTCACCAACACCTCGGATCTCGGGCAGCGGATCTGGGATGTCGCCGACTATGTCATTCCAGCCCAG GGAGAGAACGTCTTTTTTGTGGTCACCAACCTGATTGTGACCCCCAACCAGCGGCAGGACGTCTGTGCTGAG AATGAAGGCATTCCTGATGGCGTGTGCTCCAAGGACAGTGACTGCCACCCTGGGGAGGCAGTTACAGCTGGAAATG GAGTGAAGACCGGCCGCTGCCTGCGGAGAGACAACTCGGCCAGGGGCACCTGTGAGATCTTTGCCTGGTGCCCGTTGGAGACAAGCTCCAGGCCGGA GGAGCCATTCCTGAAGGAGGCCGAAGACTTCACCATTTTCATAAAGAACCACATCCGTTTCCCCAAATTCAACTTCTCCAA GAGCAATGTGATAGACGTCAAGGACAGATCTTTCCTGAAATCATGCCACTTTGGCCCCAAGAACCACTACTGCCCCATCTTCCGACTGGGCTCCGTGATCCGCTGGGCTGGGAGCGACTTCCAGGATATAGCCCTGGAG GGTGGTGTGATAGGAATTAATATTGAATGGAACTGTGATCTTGATAAAGCTGCCTCTGAGTGCCACCCTCACTATTCTTTTAGCCGTCTGGACAATAAGCTTTCAAAGTCTGTCTCCTCCGGGTACAACTTCAG ATTTGCCAGATATTACCGAGACGCAGCCGGGGTGGAGTTCCGCACCCTGATGAAAGCCTACGGCATCCGCTTTGACGTGATGGTGAATGGCAAG GGTGCTTTCTTCTGCGACCTGGTACTCATCTACCTCATCAAAAAGAGAGAGTTTTACCGCGACAAGAAGTACGAGGAAGTGAG GGGCCTAGAAGAcagtgcccaggaggctgaggacgAGGCATCCGGGCTGGGACTGTCTGAGCAGCTCACATCTGGGCCGGGGCTGCTGGGAGTACCAGAGCAGCAGGAGCTGCAGGAGCCGCCTGAGGCGAAGCGTGGAAGCAGCAGCCAGAAGGGGAACGGATCTGTGTGCCCGCAGCTCCTGGAGCCCCGCAG GTCTGGCCATTTGCAGAATGCACAGGTGAATTTGGAGCAGCTGCAGACAGTGGAGACGTAG
- the P2RX5 gene encoding P2X purinoceptor 5 isoform X11 — MGQAGCKGLCLSLFDYKTEKYVIAKNKKVGLLYRLLQAFILLYLVVWVFLIKKGYQDVDTSLQSAVITKVKGVAFTNTSDLGQRIWDVADYVIPAQGENVFFVVTNLIVTPNQRQDVCAENEGIPDGVCSKDSDCHPGEAVTAGNGVKTGRCLRRDNSARGTCEIFAWCPLETSSRPEEPFLKEAEDFTIFIKNHIRFPKFNFSKSNVIDVKDRSFLKSCHFGPKNHYCPIFRLGSVIRWAGSDFQDIALEGGVIGINIEWNCDLDKAASECHPHYSFSRLDNKLSKSVSSGYNFRFARYYRDAAGVEFRTLMKAYGIRFDVMVNGKAGKFSIIPTIINVGSGVALMGAALRHFPGATGLFLPP, encoded by the exons ATGGGGCAGGCCGGCTGCAAGGGGCTCTGCCTGTCGCTGTTCGACTACAAGACCGAGAAGTATGTCATCGCCAAGAACAAGAAGGTGGGCCTGCTGTACCGGCTGCTGCAGGCCTTCATCCTGTTGTACCTGGTCGT ATGGGTGTTCCTGATAAAGAAGGGTTACCAAGACGTCGACACCTCCCTGCAGAGTGCTGTCATCACCAAAGTCAAGGGCGTGGCCTTCACCAACACCTCGGATCTCGGGCAGCGGATCTGGGATGTCGCCGACTATGTCATTCCAGCCCAG GGAGAGAACGTCTTTTTTGTGGTCACCAACCTGATTGTGACCCCCAACCAGCGGCAGGACGTCTGTGCTGAG AATGAAGGCATTCCTGATGGCGTGTGCTCCAAGGACAGTGACTGCCACCCTGGGGAGGCAGTTACAGCTGGAAATG GAGTGAAGACCGGCCGCTGCCTGCGGAGAGACAACTCGGCCAGGGGCACCTGTGAGATCTTTGCCTGGTGCCCGTTGGAGACAAGCTCCAGGCCGGA GGAGCCATTCCTGAAGGAGGCCGAAGACTTCACCATTTTCATAAAGAACCACATCCGTTTCCCCAAATTCAACTTCTCCAA GAGCAATGTGATAGACGTCAAGGACAGATCTTTCCTGAAATCATGCCACTTTGGCCCCAAGAACCACTACTGCCCCATCTTCCGACTGGGCTCCGTGATCCGCTGGGCTGGGAGCGACTTCCAGGATATAGCCCTGGAG GGTGGTGTGATAGGAATTAATATTGAATGGAACTGTGATCTTGATAAAGCTGCCTCTGAGTGCCACCCTCACTATTCTTTTAGCCGTCTGGACAATAAGCTTTCAAAGTCTGTCTCCTCCGGGTACAACTTCAG ATTTGCCAGATATTACCGAGACGCAGCCGGGGTGGAGTTCCGCACCCTGATGAAAGCCTACGGCATCCGCTTTGACGTGATGGTGAATGGCAAG GCAGGGAAGTTCAGCATCATTCCCACCATCATCAACGTGGGCTCTGGGGTGGCACTAATGGGTGCT GCCCTGCGGCATTTCCCGGGTGCAACAGGCTTGTTCCTCCCTCCATGA
- the P2RX5 gene encoding P2X purinoceptor 5 isoform X8 has product MGQAGCKGLCLSLFDYKTEKYVIAKNKKVGLLYRLLQAFILLYLVVWVFLIKKGYQDVDTSLQSAVITKVKGVAFTNTSDLGQRIWDVADYVIPAQGENVFFVVTNLIVTPNQRQDVCAENEGIPDGVCSKDSDCHPGEAVTAGNGVKTGRCLRRDNSARGTCEIFAWCPLETSSRPEEPFLKEAEDFTIFIKNHIRFPKFNFSNRVLLQGAVSAQVGEGPSDSWPGPGTSSLTSLLGRPWPSPRSNVIDVKDRSFLKSCHFGPKNHYCPIFRLGSVIRWAGSDFQDIALEGGVIGINIEWNCDLDKAASECHPHYSFSRLDNKLSKSVSSGYNFRFARYYRDAAGVEFRTLMKAYGIRFDVMVNGKAGKFSIIPTIINVGSGVALMGAALRHFPGATGLFLPP; this is encoded by the exons ATGGGGCAGGCCGGCTGCAAGGGGCTCTGCCTGTCGCTGTTCGACTACAAGACCGAGAAGTATGTCATCGCCAAGAACAAGAAGGTGGGCCTGCTGTACCGGCTGCTGCAGGCCTTCATCCTGTTGTACCTGGTCGT ATGGGTGTTCCTGATAAAGAAGGGTTACCAAGACGTCGACACCTCCCTGCAGAGTGCTGTCATCACCAAAGTCAAGGGCGTGGCCTTCACCAACACCTCGGATCTCGGGCAGCGGATCTGGGATGTCGCCGACTATGTCATTCCAGCCCAG GGAGAGAACGTCTTTTTTGTGGTCACCAACCTGATTGTGACCCCCAACCAGCGGCAGGACGTCTGTGCTGAG AATGAAGGCATTCCTGATGGCGTGTGCTCCAAGGACAGTGACTGCCACCCTGGGGAGGCAGTTACAGCTGGAAATG GAGTGAAGACCGGCCGCTGCCTGCGGAGAGACAACTCGGCCAGGGGCACCTGTGAGATCTTTGCCTGGTGCCCGTTGGAGACAAGCTCCAGGCCGGA GGAGCCATTCCTGAAGGAGGCCGAAGACTTCACCATTTTCATAAAGAACCACATCCGTTTCCCCAAATTCAACTTCTCCAA TAGGGTGCTGCTGCAGGGAGCTGTCAGCGCTCAGGTTGGTGAGGGACCGAGTGACTCCTGGCCAGGCCCGGGAACATCAAGTCTTACTTCACTTCTCGGCCGCCCGTGGCCTTCACCCAGGAGCAATGTGATAGACGTCAAGGACAGATCTTTCCTGAAATCATGCCACTTTGGCCCCAAGAACCACTACTGCCCCATCTTCCGACTGGGCTCCGTGATCCGCTGGGCTGGGAGCGACTTCCAGGATATAGCCCTGGAG GGTGGTGTGATAGGAATTAATATTGAATGGAACTGTGATCTTGATAAAGCTGCCTCTGAGTGCCACCCTCACTATTCTTTTAGCCGTCTGGACAATAAGCTTTCAAAGTCTGTCTCCTCCGGGTACAACTTCAG ATTTGCCAGATATTACCGAGACGCAGCCGGGGTGGAGTTCCGCACCCTGATGAAAGCCTACGGCATCCGCTTTGACGTGATGGTGAATGGCAAG GCAGGGAAGTTCAGCATCATTCCCACCATCATCAACGTGGGCTCTGGGGTGGCACTAATGGGTGCT GCCCTGCGGCATTTCCCGGGTGCAACAGGCTTGTTCCTCCCTCCATGA
- the P2RX5 gene encoding P2X purinoceptor 5 isoform X4, translated as MGQAGCKGLCLSLFDYKTEKYVIAKNKKVGLLYRLLQAFILLYLVVWVFLIKKGYQDVDTSLQSAVITKVKGVAFTNTSDLGQRIWDVADYVIPAQGENVFFVVTNLIVTPNQRQDVCAENEGIPDGVCSKDSDCHPGEAVTAGNGVKTGRCLRRDNSARGTCEIFAWCPLETSSRPEEPFLKEAEDFTIFIKNHIRFPKFNFSKSNVIDVKDRSFLKSCHFGPKNHYCPIFRLGSVIRWAGSDFQDIALEGGVIGINIEWNCDLDKAASECHPHYSFSRLDNKLSKSVSSGYNFRFARYYRDAAGVEFRTLMKAYGIRFDVMVNGKAGKFSIIPTIINVGSGVALMGAGAFFCDLVLIYLIKKREFYRDKKYEEVRGLEDSAQEAEDEASGLGLSEQLTSGPGLLGVPEQQELQEPPEAKRGSSSQKGNGSVCPQLLEPRRST; from the exons ATGGGGCAGGCCGGCTGCAAGGGGCTCTGCCTGTCGCTGTTCGACTACAAGACCGAGAAGTATGTCATCGCCAAGAACAAGAAGGTGGGCCTGCTGTACCGGCTGCTGCAGGCCTTCATCCTGTTGTACCTGGTCGT ATGGGTGTTCCTGATAAAGAAGGGTTACCAAGACGTCGACACCTCCCTGCAGAGTGCTGTCATCACCAAAGTCAAGGGCGTGGCCTTCACCAACACCTCGGATCTCGGGCAGCGGATCTGGGATGTCGCCGACTATGTCATTCCAGCCCAG GGAGAGAACGTCTTTTTTGTGGTCACCAACCTGATTGTGACCCCCAACCAGCGGCAGGACGTCTGTGCTGAG AATGAAGGCATTCCTGATGGCGTGTGCTCCAAGGACAGTGACTGCCACCCTGGGGAGGCAGTTACAGCTGGAAATG GAGTGAAGACCGGCCGCTGCCTGCGGAGAGACAACTCGGCCAGGGGCACCTGTGAGATCTTTGCCTGGTGCCCGTTGGAGACAAGCTCCAGGCCGGA GGAGCCATTCCTGAAGGAGGCCGAAGACTTCACCATTTTCATAAAGAACCACATCCGTTTCCCCAAATTCAACTTCTCCAA GAGCAATGTGATAGACGTCAAGGACAGATCTTTCCTGAAATCATGCCACTTTGGCCCCAAGAACCACTACTGCCCCATCTTCCGACTGGGCTCCGTGATCCGCTGGGCTGGGAGCGACTTCCAGGATATAGCCCTGGAG GGTGGTGTGATAGGAATTAATATTGAATGGAACTGTGATCTTGATAAAGCTGCCTCTGAGTGCCACCCTCACTATTCTTTTAGCCGTCTGGACAATAAGCTTTCAAAGTCTGTCTCCTCCGGGTACAACTTCAG ATTTGCCAGATATTACCGAGACGCAGCCGGGGTGGAGTTCCGCACCCTGATGAAAGCCTACGGCATCCGCTTTGACGTGATGGTGAATGGCAAG GCAGGGAAGTTCAGCATCATTCCCACCATCATCAACGTGGGCTCTGGGGTGGCACTAATGGGTGCT GGTGCTTTCTTCTGCGACCTGGTACTCATCTACCTCATCAAAAAGAGAGAGTTTTACCGCGACAAGAAGTACGAGGAAGTGAG GGGCCTAGAAGAcagtgcccaggaggctgaggacgAGGCATCCGGGCTGGGACTGTCTGAGCAGCTCACATCTGGGCCGGGGCTGCTGGGAGTACCAGAGCAGCAGGAGCTGCAGGAGCCGCCTGAGGCGAAGCGTGGAAGCAGCAGCCAGAAGGGGAACGGATCTGTGTGCCCGCAGCTCCTGGAGCCCCGCAG GAGCACGTGA
- the P2RX5 gene encoding P2X purinoceptor 5 isoform X3: protein MGQAGCKGLCLSLFDYKTEKYVIAKNKKVGLLYRLLQAFILLYLVVWVFLIKKGYQDVDTSLQSAVITKVKGVAFTNTSDLGQRIWDVADYVIPAQGENVFFVVTNLIVTPNQRQDVCAENEGIPDGVCSKDSDCHPGEAVTAGNGVKTGRCLRRDNSARGTCEIFAWCPLETSSRPEEPFLKEAEDFTIFIKNHIRFPKFNFSKSNVIDVKDRSFLKSCHFGPKNHYCPIFRLGSVIRWAGSDFQDIALEGGVIGINIEWNCDLDKAASECHPHYSFSRLDNKLSKSVSSGYNFRFARYYRDAAGVEFRTLMKAYGIRFDVMVNGKAGKFSIIPTIINVGSGVALMGAGAFFCDLVLIYLIKKREFYRDKKYEEVRGLEDSAQEAEDEASGLGLSEQLTSGPGLLGVPEQQELQEPPEAKRGSSSQKGNGSVCPQLLEPRRSGHLQNAQVNLEQLQTVET, encoded by the exons ATGGGGCAGGCCGGCTGCAAGGGGCTCTGCCTGTCGCTGTTCGACTACAAGACCGAGAAGTATGTCATCGCCAAGAACAAGAAGGTGGGCCTGCTGTACCGGCTGCTGCAGGCCTTCATCCTGTTGTACCTGGTCGT ATGGGTGTTCCTGATAAAGAAGGGTTACCAAGACGTCGACACCTCCCTGCAGAGTGCTGTCATCACCAAAGTCAAGGGCGTGGCCTTCACCAACACCTCGGATCTCGGGCAGCGGATCTGGGATGTCGCCGACTATGTCATTCCAGCCCAG GGAGAGAACGTCTTTTTTGTGGTCACCAACCTGATTGTGACCCCCAACCAGCGGCAGGACGTCTGTGCTGAG AATGAAGGCATTCCTGATGGCGTGTGCTCCAAGGACAGTGACTGCCACCCTGGGGAGGCAGTTACAGCTGGAAATG GAGTGAAGACCGGCCGCTGCCTGCGGAGAGACAACTCGGCCAGGGGCACCTGTGAGATCTTTGCCTGGTGCCCGTTGGAGACAAGCTCCAGGCCGGA GGAGCCATTCCTGAAGGAGGCCGAAGACTTCACCATTTTCATAAAGAACCACATCCGTTTCCCCAAATTCAACTTCTCCAA GAGCAATGTGATAGACGTCAAGGACAGATCTTTCCTGAAATCATGCCACTTTGGCCCCAAGAACCACTACTGCCCCATCTTCCGACTGGGCTCCGTGATCCGCTGGGCTGGGAGCGACTTCCAGGATATAGCCCTGGAG GGTGGTGTGATAGGAATTAATATTGAATGGAACTGTGATCTTGATAAAGCTGCCTCTGAGTGCCACCCTCACTATTCTTTTAGCCGTCTGGACAATAAGCTTTCAAAGTCTGTCTCCTCCGGGTACAACTTCAG ATTTGCCAGATATTACCGAGACGCAGCCGGGGTGGAGTTCCGCACCCTGATGAAAGCCTACGGCATCCGCTTTGACGTGATGGTGAATGGCAAG GCAGGGAAGTTCAGCATCATTCCCACCATCATCAACGTGGGCTCTGGGGTGGCACTAATGGGTGCT GGTGCTTTCTTCTGCGACCTGGTACTCATCTACCTCATCAAAAAGAGAGAGTTTTACCGCGACAAGAAGTACGAGGAAGTGAG GGGCCTAGAAGAcagtgcccaggaggctgaggacgAGGCATCCGGGCTGGGACTGTCTGAGCAGCTCACATCTGGGCCGGGGCTGCTGGGAGTACCAGAGCAGCAGGAGCTGCAGGAGCCGCCTGAGGCGAAGCGTGGAAGCAGCAGCCAGAAGGGGAACGGATCTGTGTGCCCGCAGCTCCTGGAGCCCCGCAG GTCTGGCCATTTGCAGAATGCACAGGTGAATTTGGAGCAGCTGCAGACAGTGGAGACGTAG